The genomic segment ACGCACTATATGATAAATAATTATTTCCGATTTATTGAATAGGTTTAAGCTTGTTCAATATCTGGACATTAGATTGCAACTTTCCGAGCACTAATCCGTCCAATTGATATGGTATGATAGTGAGATGCGAGGTGATACCTATGACAATACGCTATCCGAACGGCAAGAAATATATACCCATTCAGAAGATAGGCCATCAAAAAAAAGTCGATCTTTCATTCAGTAACCGAGGGAAGTCATTGGAAGATGAATTGAATGAAACGAATGAGTTCTATTTAAGTCGCGGCATTGCTGTCATCCATAAGAAACCCGTTCCAATCCAAGTCGTAAACGTGAATTATCCGGAGCGAAGTGCCGCTGTCATAACCGAAGCCTATTTTAGGACACCGTCTACAACTGACTTTAACGGAGTATGGCAAGGGAACTATATTGATTTCGAAGCAAAAGAAACCAAGAGTGCGACATCTTTTCCATTGCAAAATATTCATGACCATCAAGTGGAACATATGCAATCTGTGTCAAAGCAAGGTGGAGTTGTTTTTTTCATTGTCAAATTCACTTCGCTTGACCGCTATTTTATCGTCCCTTATGATAATTTTGAGAAATATTGGGAAAGAATGAAAAAAGGTGGAAGAAAATCGATCACACTTATAGAGTTTGAGACCATGTCCTTGGAGATTCTACCACGTTTCAATCCAAGGCTCGATTATTTAAAAGCGGTGTCTATTATGACAACGACATCAAACAATGCAACTGAAAGGCAGGAAGATGTATGAGCGATAATATAAATTCAAGAGCTGGACGCCGGAAAAACATTGAGGCCGAACGCGCAAAGAAAAAAAGTAAAAAGACGAATAAGGGAAAAGGCATCATTAAGAAGATAGTTCTGGCAATCGTCGCCATCGGAGTTGCCATACTAGTTGGCGGCGCGGGCTTATTCGCTTTTTATGCAAGTTCTGCACCTGATCTCGACGAAAACCTTTTAAAAGACCCCTTATCATCTGATTTACTTGATATCCACGGTGATGTCTTCATGAAATCGGGCGCTGAAAAAAGGGAGTTCGTTCCCTACGCTGAAATCCCGGACCCGATGCAAGATGCAATACTTGCAACGGAAGACGTCCGTTTCTATTCCCACCACGGGATGGATTTTTGGAGGCTTGGTGGTGCAGTCATCGCGAACTTTAGAAGTGGTTTCGGTTCTCAAGGAGCGAGCACACTTACCCAACAGGTCATTAAGAACTCATTCCTGTCAGAAGAGAAAACGTTAAAAAGGAAGGCACAAGAAGCATGGCTCGCTTTCCAGCTTGAACGTAAGTATGAAAAAGAAGAAATCTTTGAAATGTACTTTAATAAGATTCTGATGTCCGGAAATAACTACGGATTTGGAACAGCTTCAAAATACTTTTATGGTAAAAATCTGAATGAACTTGAACTACACGAAGTCGCTATGTTAGCAGGACTTCCACAAAGTCCAAACGGATACAATCCTTATAAAAACCCGGCTCGTGCTAAAAAACGACGCAATATCGTACTTGGGCTAATGTACCAGCATAAAAAAATTACTAAAGTCGAAATGGAAGCAGCACAGGCGATGCCAGTCACAGGAACATTACTGGCTGACGACAAAAGACAGGTTAGCAACACAAAATACCCAGCTTATGTCGATCTTGTGCTCTCTGAATTGGAAGAAGCGGGTATGTCACACTTGCTTGCTGAAGGCGTAAAAATTCAAACGAATTTGGATCCTGCAGCTCAGCAATCTGTGGAGAATGCATTAAATACGAACGATTTATATGAATCCGAAAAAATGCAAGCCGGAATGACCGTTCTTGATACCAAAACGGGTGCAATCGTTGCAGTCGGTGGAGGGCGTAATTATTCTGGAACGGACTGGAACTTTGCTACAGACCAAAAACGTCAACCCGGATCGGTGATTAAACCGATTCTCTCTTACGGCCCAGCCATCGAAAACCTTAGCTGGTCAACAGGAAATACGGTCGTAGATGAACCTTACAACTATAAAGGGACAGATAAAGCCATTCGGAACGTCGACGGTAAATATCAAGGGACAATGACAATTCGAGAAGCATTATACAAATCCCGCAACATTCCTGCAGTAAAAGTGTTTGAAGAGGTCGGAACTGCAAAGGCAGGCGCTTTTGCGAAAGGGCTCGGACTTCCGTTTGATAAATTGAATTCTTCCAATGCACTTGGCGGCGGAGAATATGATTTTTCTACACTTCAGATGGCGGGAGCCTATTCAGCCTTTGGTAACGGCGGGAATTACACAAAACCGTATGCCATCAAGGAAATTATTTTTAGAGATGGAAAAAAAGCACCTAACATGACACCAAAATCAGAAACAGTCATGAAAGATTCGACTGCATATATGGTAACGGACATTTTACGTGAAGTATTAACAGCTGGAACAGGAACCAAAGCAGCTATTTCAGGTCTGGATATTGCCGGTAAAACCGGGACAACAAACTATCCATCTGAAATCATAACAAAGAACGGCTTGAAAAATTCAGACGTTCCCGATTCATGGTTTGCTGGCTATACGACAGATTACACAATTGCCGTATGGGGTGGTTACGAGAAATATGCAACACCTATCACTACATTCGATAAAGGCAGGTATGTCCCTCAAAATCTGTTTCGCATGGTCATGAGTGACATTTCTTCCGGGAAAAATACATCACGGTTCCAAAAACCTGACTCTGTGGAGGAAGCGACGATTGAATACGGTTCAAATCCACTTGTTTTAGCAAGTCGGACGACACCTAGCAATAGGAAGCGTACAGAACTATTCGTCAGAGGAACTGCGCCCGTAGAAGTTGCTGAAGAAGAAATTATCGAACTTGAAGCACCAAATAGTTTGGCCGCTCAATATAATGAAGAAACGAGTTCTATTGATTTAAACTGGTCCCATAATGCTCCAGTTTCGGAAGCTATCATAGGCAATGTAGAGTTCACCGTATTAGTGGGTGTGGATGGTAGCGATATGCAAGAAATGACAACGACAACAGACACGTCAGTTACATTCTCAGGAGCCGAAGCTGGTCGGAAATATACGTTCTCCGTCGTTGCTAAACTCGACGACTTAGTTAGTAGTCCAGCGACTACGACCGTTCAGATTGAAGAGGTTACCGAAGAAGTCCCAGTACCTGATGAAGAAATTGATACTGAAAACCCAGATGGTGAAGACTGGAACAACGGCAATAACGGTAACGACTGGAACAACGGCAATAACGGTAACAATGACAACAACGGTAATAACGGCAACAATGGTAATGGCGGTAACGAGGGTACGCCCCCCGATGATGGGACCGGCACCCCGGTTCCACCAGAACCAGGAACCGGGACTGATGGAACCACTACTGATGATGGTACTGGTTCCCCGTAACTGAACTAAAAAGCAGAAAGCGAAATGCCTAATCAGCATTTCACTTTCTGCTTTTTTATTTCTTTTGTATCGACAATCTGGCAACTTTCTTTTTGGTTTCTGTAAATAGAGCATCCAGTTGAACATGAGCGTAATGGCTCGTTATTTTATCTTTCACAAATTCGAAACGCTCTATGCCATTCAGTGGAAGTAACGTATAAACAACCTTTCCTTTACGGTCATCTAACACTTTCCCACCTTGTTCAAGTAATTCACTATAATTGTCAATCGCCACATTCATCAACTCAACTGCTTGATGATCTTTTTGGTCATAAAAAGCTTCAATTTGATCCCGTACTGTTTCCCATTGATCAAAATAAGGTGCCAGTAGCTCCTTACTTATACGATTTACTTCATTTGGCATTTGCTTTCATCCTCTTCTTCCCTTCCCTGCATAACGGCAGGAGTGGACAAACATTACATCCGGGATTTTGCGCTTTACAATGATACCTTCCGAAAAAAATGATTTGATGATGCGTATCTGTCCATTTTTCCATTGGTGTCCAGCGCATGATTTTTTCTTCAACAGCTAGCACTGAATCTTTCCACCTGTTCATACCAAGTCGCTTCGCTACACGCTCTAGATGTGTATCGATAGCAATAGCAGGTATGCCAAATGCATTCGATACGACAACATTCGCCGTTTTACGGCCAACGCCTGGTAACGTCATCATAACGTCACGATTAGCCGGTACTTCCCCATCAAAATTATCAATAAGCATTTGACTTAGGGCTTGAATATTTTTCGCCTTATTGCGGAATAATCCAATCGACCTGATATCCGTTTGTAGTTCCTCGACATCAACCGCTAGATAATCTTCAGGTGTTTTATATTTTTTAAACAGCTCCGCCGTCACCCGATTCACGAGAACATCCGTACATTGGGCAGATAGCAGCGTTGCTATTGTCAATTCAAAAGGATTGTCATGCACCAGTTCACAATGTGCATCTGGGAACATTTCGCCAAATTGTTCAAGGCAAAATTCCCATTGTTTTTTTGTCAGCATGTACTCCCACCTAATCCCGTTCTTCCAGCCAGTTATAGAAAGGAACACGTTTTACCGAAACAGTTTTTTCTGGCTGCTGTGACGGACGTGTCCCTACGGTCCGGAATGACTTTGTTTGACGTTCAACATCAGACAATGTCTTAACATTTTTCTTTTTCCACTCAAAAAGAATCCGATCGATATACCGGAGACTTAATTTTTGTGCTATGACAGCTTCTTTTAATGCTGCACGGATAATTTCGACTGTATGTCCATCGTCATCCAGCCACATCGTGATTGATTCGCACTCCATTGGTGACAGAAAGCGTCCAAACTCTTGTTCAAACAGCGAAAAAATTTCTCCTTCCGCGTTCTTATGGGTCTCTTCCTCAGCCTCATTCGTTGCGAATGCAATCTGATCGACTAATCGATCCCACAATGGCTGCAAAGAAAAAGTTTCATGTAAAACCCCTTTTTGATCTTCACTTTGACCAATTCGGAGTAAACCGTGTTGCATTAAACGTTGTAAAACCATGGATACTTCATTTTCCGTTAAATCCATACGACTTGCAAACTCGTTAGGAGTTGGGAAATGATTGCCCTCGGATTTATATGCTGTCATATGCATGATTAGCATTGCGTCCAAATCTTTGATCCCGAGACTTTTATAATTGTGAAAAAAGAGCTGGGAAATGTTTACATTCCCCTGCTCAATCCAAATTCGGAGCCGTTCTTCGTGTTGCATGTCCGAACTCCTCTCTTCTATTTAGGTATTAAGGATACAATCTGTTCAATAGACGTGGGAACGGAATCGTTTCACGTACGTGTTCTACACCGGAAATCCAAGCGACAGTACGTTCAAGTCCGAGCCCAAATCCTGAATGCGGTACTGCCCCATATTTACTAAGGTCCAAGTACCATTCATAAGCAGACTCATCTAGGTTATGCTCTTTAATTCGTTGTTTCATCAGCTCATAGTCATGAACTCGTTCAGAACCACCGATGATTTCTCCGTAACCTTCAGGAGCTATCAAATCCGCACACAAGACAACGTCGTCTCGGTCAGGATGTGGTTGCATGTAGAACGGCTTGATGCCGATTGGGTAATGTGTGATGAATACTGGCATATCATAACTTTCAGCAATCGCTGTTTCGTGCGGCGCTCCAAAATCTTCTCCCCATTTAATGTCATCAAAGCCGTTATCATTCAGGAATTTGATGGCATCATCGTATGAAATACGTGGGAATGGCGCTTGAATTTTTTCAAGCTTAGACAAATCACGATCAAGTCTTTCTAGTTCAATTGGACAGTTTTGTAGCACTGATTGAATAACATGCGTCACATACTGCTCCTGTACAACCAAGCTTTCTTCAAACTCAACGAAAGCCATTTCAGGTTCAATCATCC from the Sporosarcina psychrophila genome contains:
- a CDS encoding YpoC family protein, with amino-acid sequence MPNEVNRISKELLAPYFDQWETVRDQIEAFYDQKDHQAVELMNVAIDNYSELLEQGGKVLDDRKGKVVYTLLPLNGIERFEFVKDKITSHYAHVQLDALFTETKKKVARLSIQKK
- the recU gene encoding Holliday junction resolvase RecU — protein: MTIRYPNGKKYIPIQKIGHQKKVDLSFSNRGKSLEDELNETNEFYLSRGIAVIHKKPVPIQVVNVNYPERSAAVITEAYFRTPSTTDFNGVWQGNYIDFEAKETKSATSFPLQNIHDHQVEHMQSVSKQGGVVFFIVKFTSLDRYFIVPYDNFEKYWERMKKGGRKSITLIEFETMSLEILPRFNPRLDYLKAVSIMTTTSNNATERQEDV
- a CDS encoding DnaD domain-containing protein, translated to MQHEERLRIWIEQGNVNISQLFFHNYKSLGIKDLDAMLIMHMTAYKSEGNHFPTPNEFASRMDLTENEVSMVLQRLMQHGLLRIGQSEDQKGVLHETFSLQPLWDRLVDQIAFATNEAEEETHKNAEGEIFSLFEQEFGRFLSPMECESITMWLDDDGHTVEIIRAALKEAVIAQKLSLRYIDRILFEWKKKNVKTLSDVERQTKSFRTVGTRPSQQPEKTVSVKRVPFYNWLEERD
- the nth gene encoding endonuclease III: MLTKKQWEFCLEQFGEMFPDAHCELVHDNPFELTIATLLSAQCTDVLVNRVTAELFKKYKTPEDYLAVDVEELQTDIRSIGLFRNKAKNIQALSQMLIDNFDGEVPANRDVMMTLPGVGRKTANVVVSNAFGIPAIAIDTHLERVAKRLGMNRWKDSVLAVEEKIMRWTPMEKWTDTHHQIIFFGRYHCKAQNPGCNVCPLLPLCREGKKRMKANAK
- a CDS encoding transglycosylase domain-containing protein, encoding MSDNINSRAGRRKNIEAERAKKKSKKTNKGKGIIKKIVLAIVAIGVAILVGGAGLFAFYASSAPDLDENLLKDPLSSDLLDIHGDVFMKSGAEKREFVPYAEIPDPMQDAILATEDVRFYSHHGMDFWRLGGAVIANFRSGFGSQGASTLTQQVIKNSFLSEEKTLKRKAQEAWLAFQLERKYEKEEIFEMYFNKILMSGNNYGFGTASKYFYGKNLNELELHEVAMLAGLPQSPNGYNPYKNPARAKKRRNIVLGLMYQHKKITKVEMEAAQAMPVTGTLLADDKRQVSNTKYPAYVDLVLSELEEAGMSHLLAEGVKIQTNLDPAAQQSVENALNTNDLYESEKMQAGMTVLDTKTGAIVAVGGGRNYSGTDWNFATDQKRQPGSVIKPILSYGPAIENLSWSTGNTVVDEPYNYKGTDKAIRNVDGKYQGTMTIREALYKSRNIPAVKVFEEVGTAKAGAFAKGLGLPFDKLNSSNALGGGEYDFSTLQMAGAYSAFGNGGNYTKPYAIKEIIFRDGKKAPNMTPKSETVMKDSTAYMVTDILREVLTAGTGTKAAISGLDIAGKTGTTNYPSEIITKNGLKNSDVPDSWFAGYTTDYTIAVWGGYEKYATPITTFDKGRYVPQNLFRMVMSDISSGKNTSRFQKPDSVEEATIEYGSNPLVLASRTTPSNRKRTELFVRGTAPVEVAEEEIIELEAPNSLAAQYNEETSSIDLNWSHNAPVSEAIIGNVEFTVLVGVDGSDMQEMTTTTDTSVTFSGAEAGRKYTFSVVAKLDDLVSSPATTTVQIEEVTEEVPVPDEEIDTENPDGEDWNNGNNGNDWNNGNNGNNDNNGNNGNNGNGGNEGTPPDDGTGTPVPPEPGTGTDGTTTDDGTGSP